The following are encoded together in the Zingiber officinale cultivar Zhangliang chromosome 8A, Zo_v1.1, whole genome shotgun sequence genome:
- the LOC122009367 gene encoding replication protein A 14 kDa subunit-like isoform X2, whose protein sequence is MDTSSPAVFVNSEILKMYLGRRVRAVIQVLRNDAGAIVGKSTDGQQLTIKGSQALPLSRYVEVIGIADSNQSIRAEICTDFGENFDVSAYNGLCQLANGKFKNLFH, encoded by the exons GGATACATCTAGTCCTGCCGTTTTTGTCAACTCAGAGATTCTGAAAATGTACCTGGGTCGAAGAGTCCGGGCTGTGATTCAAGTCTTGCGAAATGATGCTGGAGCTATTGTTGGTAAATCAACTGATGGGCAACAGCTAACTATTAAGGGATCTCAGGCCCTTCCCCTGTCCCGTTATGTTGAGGTCATTGGCATTGCTGACAGCAACCAATCAATTCGAGCTGAAATATGCACTGATTTTGGTGAAAATTTTG ATGTGTCAGCTTACAATGGGTTATGCCAGCTCGCGAATGGCAAATTCAAGAATTTATTTCACTAG